A genomic region of Microbacterium schleiferi contains the following coding sequences:
- the aspS gene encoding aspartate--tRNA(Asn) ligase has protein sequence MSERVLVNQLKHLPAGAVSVSGWVETVRDQKKVQFVILRDETGAVQLVNPATRELAEDADDAARAALALTETISAMSTGTFLTVTGELKHDERVKLGGVEIKIGALEIAAASDPETPIAADSGLDKRMDWRFIDLRQARNNLIFRVQTTLEHAMRTYWIERDYIEIHSPKLMSSPAESRAELFSLEYFGDQTAYLAQSPQHFKQMAQAAGFGKVFEIADAFRADPSFTSRHATEFTSIDAEISWVDSHEDVARMQEELLQTAIQAVKDKHGAEIEELFGLEVTVPALPFPRIPLAEAREIVASRGYEIPRADGDLDPEGERQLSAYVKETYDHDFVFVTDYHPEIRPFYHMRDPETGMTKSYDLLYRGTEITTGAQREHRVEVLEAQATEKGLDVAGLEHYLDFFRYGVPPHGGFGMGLARLLMLLLGESSIREVTFLFRGPTRLAP, from the coding sequence GTGAGTGAACGCGTCCTGGTGAACCAGCTGAAGCATCTGCCCGCGGGCGCCGTCTCCGTTTCCGGATGGGTCGAGACGGTGCGCGATCAGAAGAAGGTGCAGTTCGTCATCTTGCGCGATGAGACCGGCGCGGTGCAGCTGGTCAATCCTGCCACCCGCGAGCTGGCGGAGGATGCCGACGATGCTGCGCGCGCGGCGCTCGCCCTGACCGAGACGATCTCGGCGATGTCGACCGGCACGTTCTTGACCGTCACGGGCGAACTCAAGCACGACGAGCGCGTGAAGCTCGGCGGCGTGGAGATCAAGATCGGCGCGCTCGAGATCGCTGCCGCATCCGACCCCGAGACGCCGATCGCCGCCGACAGCGGGCTCGACAAGCGGATGGACTGGCGCTTCATCGACCTGCGTCAAGCCCGCAACAACCTCATCTTCCGCGTGCAGACGACCCTCGAGCACGCGATGCGCACGTACTGGATCGAGCGCGACTACATCGAGATCCACTCCCCCAAGCTCATGTCGAGCCCGGCAGAGTCGCGCGCCGAGCTGTTCTCCCTCGAGTACTTCGGCGACCAGACCGCGTACCTCGCGCAGAGCCCGCAGCACTTTAAGCAGATGGCGCAGGCCGCGGGCTTTGGCAAGGTGTTCGAGATCGCCGACGCGTTCCGCGCAGACCCCAGCTTCACGAGCCGCCATGCGACCGAGTTCACCTCGATCGATGCCGAGATCAGCTGGGTCGACTCCCACGAGGACGTCGCCCGGATGCAGGAGGAACTGCTCCAGACCGCGATCCAGGCCGTCAAAGACAAGCACGGGGCGGAGATCGAGGAGCTCTTCGGGCTCGAGGTCACGGTTCCGGCCCTGCCGTTCCCGCGCATTCCGCTGGCTGAGGCCCGCGAGATCGTCGCCTCCCGCGGCTACGAGATCCCCCGCGCCGACGGCGACCTCGATCCCGAGGGCGAGCGGCAGCTGTCGGCCTACGTGAAGGAGACGTACGACCACGACTTCGTCTTCGTCACCGACTACCACCCCGAGATCCGCCCGTTCTACCACATGCGCGATCCCGAGACCGGGATGACCAAGAGCTACGACCTGCTCTACCGCGGCACCGAGATCACCACCGGCGCGCAGCGCGAGCACCGCGTCGAGGTTCTCGAGGCGCAGGCGACGGAGAAGGGTCTGGATGTCGCGGGGCTGGAGCACTACCTCGACTTCTTCCGCTACGGCGTTCCGCCGCACGGCGGGTTCGGCATGGGCCTCGCACGCCTGCTCATGCTGCTGCTGGGCGAATCGTCGATCCGCGAGGTCACGTTCCTCTTCCGCGGTCCCACCCGCCTGGCTCCCTGA
- a CDS encoding tyrosine-protein phosphatase, with protein MTAASASDLPSLIPDGTYNFRDIGGLPLASGDDTRTGVLYRSDALSALTPLGLEQLAATDIEVVVDFRTAMEQQMAPDRLPASRHLQTVQLGVLEGAMAGWRRRC; from the coding sequence ATGACCGCGGCTTCGGCATCCGATCTTCCTTCCCTCATCCCCGACGGGACGTACAACTTCCGCGACATCGGTGGCCTGCCCCTCGCCTCTGGCGACGACACGCGCACCGGCGTGCTGTACCGATCGGATGCCCTCAGCGCTCTGACCCCTCTCGGACTCGAGCAGTTGGCCGCGACCGACATCGAGGTCGTCGTCGACTTTCGGACCGCGATGGAGCAGCAGATGGCGCCGGACCGGCTTCCTGCATCGCGGCACCTGCAGACCGTGCAGCTCGGGGTGCTCGAGGGGGCGATGGCGGGATGGCGCAGGAGGTGCTGA
- a CDS encoding tyrosine-protein phosphatase has protein sequence MAQEVLKSASQADDPEATSRAIETALAQIPSLSDLYISMLEHGASAFAETARRVAVSEGAVLVHCTAGKDRTGVAIALILEAVGVERAAIVDDYAASERNLAGPWTERMFGMLQAMGLPRTPALDDLVAATPPAAIITALEWVDAHHGGAAHYLRSGGLTDAELDALRRRLT, from the coding sequence ATGGCGCAGGAGGTGCTGAAGTCGGCATCGCAGGCGGATGACCCCGAGGCGACATCGCGCGCCATCGAGACGGCGCTGGCCCAGATCCCCTCCCTGTCGGATCTGTACATCTCGATGCTCGAACACGGCGCCAGCGCTTTCGCGGAAACCGCACGCAGGGTCGCCGTGTCCGAGGGAGCAGTTCTCGTGCACTGCACGGCGGGCAAGGATCGCACCGGCGTCGCGATCGCCCTGATTCTCGAGGCCGTCGGTGTCGAACGAGCAGCGATCGTCGACGACTACGCGGCCTCGGAGCGCAACCTCGCCGGCCCGTGGACCGAGCGCATGTTCGGGATGCTCCAGGCCATGGGCCTCCCGCGCACCCCTGCGCTGGACGACCTCGTCGCCGCGACCCCGCCCGCCGCGATCATCACGGCACTGGAATGGGTCGACGCTCATCACGGCGGCGCCGCACACTACCTGCGTTCGGGCGGACTCACGGATGCCGAACTCGACGCCCTCCGGCGCCGGCTCACCTGA
- a CDS encoding Dabb family protein, whose amino-acid sequence MTLRHVVMWTMAAGDATTRAEHAAEVARRLNALVGVVPEIRALSAGANSEYPDVNADVVLIMDVDDLDSLEAYQVHPAHEEVAGYIRSVVASRHAVDFVI is encoded by the coding sequence ATGACCCTGCGCCATGTCGTGATGTGGACGATGGCTGCCGGCGATGCAACCACGCGCGCGGAGCACGCAGCCGAGGTTGCGCGGCGACTGAACGCTCTGGTCGGGGTCGTTCCCGAGATTCGGGCTCTGTCGGCAGGCGCGAACAGCGAGTATCCAGATGTCAACGCGGATGTCGTCCTCATCATGGATGTCGATGACCTCGACTCCCTGGAGGCGTACCAGGTGCATCCGGCCCACGAAGAGGTTGCGGGCTACATCCGCAGCGTCGTGGCCTCGCGTCACGCCGTCGACTTCGTCATCTAG
- a CDS encoding glutaredoxin family protein, translating to MTTVTLIGRDGCHLCDVARGVIDHVLAELPEEQADAVTVEEFSIDDDPALSELWWEKIPVVLIDGDLHAHWRLDAARLSTALRHADAASRTSEVSR from the coding sequence GTGACGACAGTGACCCTCATCGGCCGCGACGGCTGCCATCTCTGTGACGTCGCGCGCGGAGTGATCGACCACGTTCTCGCCGAACTTCCCGAGGAGCAGGCTGACGCGGTGACCGTCGAGGAGTTTTCGATCGATGATGACCCGGCGTTGTCGGAGCTGTGGTGGGAGAAGATCCCTGTCGTGCTGATCGACGGCGACCTCCACGCCCACTGGCGTCTGGACGCCGCACGGTTGAGCACGGCGCTGCGCCACGCGGATGCCGCGTCGCGAACCTCGGAGGTGTCGCGATGA
- a CDS encoding mechanosensitive ion channel family protein, whose amino-acid sequence MRDLRLNEWQSTPDVVDATTATLGPWLTFAIAVVVAIVAALVLTMIVSGIVKLALRRRSWGQSFVRYARRPFRTIILIIALWIAVDRYFPLGLAGGDAADNAAWDAVIDRAAAIGSIAAAAWLLIELVRFATEMALGHYRIDVPDNRVARRIRTQVLILRRVAVVIIVILAIGAALLTFPSIQAFGASVLASAGIASIVAGLAAQSVLANMFAGIQLVFSEALRVDDVIVADGQWGRVGEITLSYVVLDLWDDRRLILPCTYFTTTPFENWTRKGSELLGAVELDVDWRISTARMREHLQRVVGETALWDGRTAVLQVTEATGGLVRVRILVTAANAGTLFDLRCLVREEMVAWVRRTNPDALPVQRILVTQPAEATEAEDTNTGAVEGLFSGSAQGDARAAQYTNAIPVQDDGSDDAEGDTEDTRQESPK is encoded by the coding sequence ATGCGTGACCTGCGCCTGAACGAGTGGCAGAGCACCCCCGACGTTGTCGACGCGACGACAGCGACCCTCGGCCCCTGGCTGACATTCGCGATCGCGGTGGTCGTCGCCATCGTCGCCGCGCTCGTGCTGACCATGATCGTCTCGGGGATCGTGAAGCTCGCACTCCGCCGACGCTCGTGGGGGCAGAGCTTCGTGCGCTACGCGCGGCGGCCGTTTCGCACGATCATCCTGATCATCGCCCTGTGGATCGCGGTCGATCGCTACTTCCCCCTGGGGCTTGCCGGTGGGGATGCCGCCGACAATGCCGCGTGGGATGCCGTCATCGACCGCGCCGCGGCCATCGGCTCCATCGCCGCGGCGGCATGGCTCCTGATCGAACTCGTGCGATTCGCGACCGAAATGGCCCTCGGCCACTACCGGATCGACGTGCCCGACAACCGGGTCGCTCGACGCATCCGCACCCAGGTCCTCATCCTCAGACGCGTCGCAGTGGTCATCATCGTCATCCTGGCGATCGGTGCAGCGCTGCTGACCTTCCCCTCGATCCAGGCGTTCGGCGCCAGCGTCCTGGCGTCCGCCGGTATCGCCTCCATCGTCGCGGGCCTTGCAGCACAGTCCGTGCTCGCAAACATGTTCGCCGGCATCCAATTGGTCTTCAGCGAGGCACTGCGGGTCGATGACGTCATCGTCGCCGATGGCCAGTGGGGTCGCGTGGGCGAGATCACCCTGAGCTACGTCGTGCTCGACCTGTGGGATGACCGCCGCCTCATCCTGCCGTGCACGTACTTCACGACCACGCCGTTCGAGAACTGGACGCGCAAGGGCAGCGAACTGCTGGGAGCTGTCGAGCTCGACGTGGATTGGCGCATCTCCACCGCACGCATGCGCGAACATCTGCAGCGCGTTGTCGGGGAGACCGCTCTGTGGGACGGGCGCACGGCGGTGCTGCAGGTGACCGAAGCTACCGGCGGATTGGTGCGGGTACGCATCCTGGTCACCGCCGCCAACGCGGGAACGCTGTTCGACCTGCGCTGCCTCGTACGCGAAGAGATGGTCGCCTGGGTGCGCCGCACCAACCCCGACGCGCTCCCGGTGCAGCGGATTCTGGTCACGCAGCCGGCCGAGGCCACCGAAGCCGAGGACACGAACACCGGCGCGGTCGAGGGCCTGTTCTCGGGAAGCGCACAAGGAGACGCACGGGCGGCGCAGTACACGAACGCCATCCCGGTCCAAGACGACGGCTCGGATGACGCCGAGGGCGACACGGAAGACACTCGCCAGGAGTCACCGAAGTAG
- a CDS encoding 30S ribosomal protein bS22 — protein sequence MGSVIKKRRKRMAKKKHRKLLRKTRHQRRNKK from the coding sequence GTGGGTTCTGTCATCAAGAAGCGCCGCAAGCGCATGGCGAAGAAGAAGCACCGCAAGCTGCTTCGCAAGACTCGCCACCAGCGCCGCAACAAGAAGTAA
- a CDS encoding helix-turn-helix domain-containing protein, protein MAELPDVRFLTVAEVADLMRVSKMTVYRLVHSGELPAVRFGRSYRVPESAVTAALQRPIADVG, encoded by the coding sequence ATGGCAGAGCTGCCAGATGTGCGCTTCCTGACCGTCGCGGAGGTCGCAGACCTGATGCGGGTCTCGAAGATGACCGTCTATCGGCTGGTGCACAGCGGTGAGTTGCCGGCGGTGCGTTTCGGACGCAGCTACCGTGTGCCCGAGTCGGCGGTGACAGCTGCCCTTCAGCGTCCCATCGCCGACGTCGGCTAG